Proteins from a single region of Paraglaciecola sp. T6c:
- the prfC gene encoding peptide chain release factor 3 has protein sequence MSNALVPQEVSRRRTFAIISHPDAGKTTITEKVLLFGNALQRAGTVKGKKSGQHAKSDWMEMEKERGISVTTSVMQFPYSDCLVNLLDTPGHEDFSEDTYRTLTAVDSCLMVIDAAKGVEARTIKLMEVTRLRDTPIITFMNKLDRDTRDPIDLLDEVESVLNIKCAPITWPIGMGKEFKGVYHLLRDETILYSTGQGHTIQEKRVIKGLDNPELDTAIGDYAEELRDMLDLVKGASHEFNHEEFIAGELTPVFFGTAMGNFGVDHMLDGLVDWAPSPQGRETDQGKVEAKDEKFSGFVFKIQANMDPKHRDRIAFCRIVSGKYQKGMKMHQSRIGKDVRISDALTFLAGDRELLEEAYAGDIIGLHNHGSIQIGDTFTSGDKFRFAGIPNFAPELFKRIRLRDPLKQKQLLKGLIQLSEEGAVQVFRPLQNNDLIVGAVGVLQFDVVVARLKGEYNVDAMYEHINVATARWIYGKDERKVDEFRRKAEANLALDGGDNLTYIAPTMVNLSLAQERYPEIEFHQTREH, from the coding sequence TTTCTCACCCGGATGCGGGTAAAACCACCATTACAGAAAAAGTATTATTGTTCGGAAATGCCTTACAACGTGCCGGTACCGTTAAAGGTAAGAAGTCTGGACAGCATGCTAAGTCTGACTGGATGGAGATGGAAAAAGAAAGGGGCATCTCTGTCACTACGTCCGTGATGCAATTTCCTTATTCTGATTGCTTGGTGAATTTGCTTGACACCCCAGGTCACGAAGATTTCTCAGAAGATACCTACCGTACACTAACCGCTGTTGATTCCTGCTTGATGGTAATTGATGCTGCTAAAGGGGTAGAGGCACGTACGATTAAGTTGATGGAAGTCACTCGCTTGCGCGATACGCCGATCATCACCTTTATGAACAAGCTCGACCGCGATACGCGTGATCCTATCGACTTATTGGACGAAGTGGAAAGCGTACTGAATATCAAATGCGCTCCCATCACTTGGCCTATTGGAATGGGTAAAGAATTTAAAGGTGTGTACCATTTGTTGCGTGATGAAACCATTCTGTACAGTACGGGGCAAGGCCATACCATTCAGGAAAAACGCGTTATCAAAGGGTTAGATAACCCAGAACTTGATACTGCCATAGGCGATTACGCAGAAGAGTTGCGTGATATGCTGGATTTGGTTAAAGGTGCATCTCACGAGTTCAATCATGAAGAATTTATTGCCGGTGAATTAACCCCTGTATTCTTTGGTACAGCGATGGGTAATTTTGGTGTGGATCACATGCTAGATGGTCTGGTTGATTGGGCTCCTTCTCCGCAAGGACGTGAAACTGACCAAGGTAAAGTGGAAGCAAAAGACGAAAAATTCAGTGGTTTCGTGTTTAAAATACAGGCCAATATGGATCCCAAGCATCGAGATCGTATTGCGTTTTGCCGGATCGTGTCAGGTAAATATCAAAAGGGTATGAAAATGCATCAAAGCCGTATCGGTAAAGATGTGCGTATTTCTGATGCCTTAACGTTTTTAGCGGGCGACCGAGAGCTTCTTGAAGAAGCATACGCGGGCGATATCATTGGTTTACATAATCATGGCTCTATTCAAATTGGCGATACCTTTACTTCAGGTGACAAGTTCCGTTTTGCCGGCATCCCTAATTTCGCTCCAGAGTTATTCAAGCGAATTCGTCTGCGCGATCCGCTTAAGCAAAAGCAATTACTTAAGGGCTTGATCCAGTTATCTGAAGAAGGTGCGGTGCAAGTATTTAGACCATTGCAAAACAACGATTTGATTGTGGGCGCCGTAGGTGTGTTGCAGTTCGATGTGGTGGTTGCACGACTTAAAGGCGAATACAATGTTGATGCTATGTATGAGCATATTAATGTGGCGACAGCTCGCTGGATTTATGGCAAAGACGAGCGAAAAGTGGATGAGTTTAGGCGTAAAGCTGAAGCCAATTTAGCCCTCGATGGTGGTGACAATCTAACTTACATCGCTCCGACTATGGTCAACTTGTCGTTAGCCCAAGAGCGGTACCCAGAGATTGAGTTCCATCAAACTCGCGAGCATTAA
- a CDS encoding TIGR01621 family pseudouridine synthase, which translates to MNSSPATSIRVVLDHPDFFVIDKPHGISVQNELDAQGILPVVCAQQAVDKLWLVHRLDKVTSGLLILAKHAQAASTLGKLFETRAIEKYYLALGGSKPKKKQGTISGAMKKIRDGKWAFSQDGAGIATTQFFSKSASAGIRLFLLKPLTGKTHQLRVMLKSLGCPILGDALYKGTEQDRTYLHAYCLRFEYQGQLIQLTCLPSSGELFTNEDCQVAMQEYIEPWLLSWPKTKPTAASK; encoded by the coding sequence TTGAATAGCTCCCCTGCCACGTCTATTCGTGTTGTTTTAGATCACCCTGATTTTTTTGTTATCGACAAGCCCCATGGAATAAGCGTTCAAAATGAATTGGACGCCCAAGGTATCCTGCCTGTGGTTTGCGCTCAGCAAGCAGTCGACAAACTCTGGCTGGTACACCGCTTAGACAAAGTGACGTCAGGTTTACTGATTTTGGCCAAGCATGCTCAAGCAGCAAGCACACTGGGCAAACTGTTCGAAACACGTGCAATTGAAAAGTATTACCTCGCCTTAGGTGGCTCAAAACCCAAAAAAAAGCAGGGCACCATCAGCGGTGCTATGAAGAAAATTCGCGATGGGAAGTGGGCGTTCAGTCAAGACGGTGCTGGGATAGCGACCACACAGTTTTTCAGTAAAAGCGCTTCAGCGGGTATTCGTCTCTTCTTGCTAAAACCGTTAACGGGCAAAACCCACCAGTTGCGTGTCATGCTAAAAAGCTTAGGCTGCCCCATTTTAGGTGATGCTTTATATAAGGGCACTGAGCAAGATAGGACCTACCTACATGCTTATTGCTTGCGCTTCGAATACCAAGGGCAACTGATACAGCTTACCTGCCTCCCCTCCAGCGGCGAGCTTTTTACCAACGAAGACTGCCAAGTGGCTATGCAAGAGTATATTGAGCCATGGTTACTATCTTGGCCGAAAACAAAACCAACTGCCGCCAGTAAATGA
- the lysS gene encoding lysine--tRNA ligase: protein MTEQQQDENKLIAERRAKLSQIRENCKSNGFPNTFRREFYSEDLQAEFGEHEKAALEELGKVVSIAGRILAKRGPFLLLQDMTGRIQAYASKDTQKDIKARYTSLDIGDIIGVKGELHKSGKGDLYVNMNEYQLLTKSLRPLPEKFHGLADQETKYRQRYVDLITNQQTRETFMIRSKIVTGIRNFLSERKFMEVETPMLQVIPGGATAKPFNTHHNALDIDMYLRIAPELYLKRLVVGGFERVFEINRNFRNEGLSTRHNPEFTMLEFYQAYADYQDLMNLTEEMLRTVAQDVLGTAIVKNTIKDTEGNVVEEKTYDFGQPFQRLTMSEAVIKYWPEANVAAINDPEAHLDELKAMAKQLHIKEPEVDGIWGAGKYLCEIFEATAEEQLDQPTFITAYPWEVSPLARRNDDNHFVTDRFEFFVGGRELANGFSELNDSEDQEARFRKQVAEKDAGDDEAMHFDDDYIRALEYGLPPTAGEGIGIDRLVMLFTDSPTIKDVILFPHMKPEVSGDKAE, encoded by the coding sequence ATGACTGAACAGCAACAAGATGAAAACAAGCTCATAGCTGAGCGCCGGGCTAAACTTTCACAGATCCGTGAAAATTGTAAATCGAACGGCTTCCCTAATACCTTCCGCCGTGAATTTTACAGCGAAGATCTTCAAGCTGAATTTGGTGAGCACGAGAAGGCAGCCCTAGAAGAACTCGGTAAAGTGGTCAGCATTGCTGGGCGTATTCTTGCTAAACGTGGTCCATTTCTGTTGTTACAAGACATGACGGGTCGTATTCAAGCGTACGCCTCAAAAGACACGCAAAAAGACATTAAAGCACGTTACACCAGTTTAGATATTGGTGACATCATTGGTGTTAAAGGTGAGCTACACAAGTCGGGTAAAGGCGACTTGTACGTCAACATGAACGAATATCAATTGTTGACGAAGTCACTGCGTCCGTTGCCTGAAAAGTTCCATGGCCTTGCTGACCAAGAAACAAAGTATCGCCAGCGTTATGTTGATTTGATCACTAATCAACAAACCCGCGAGACCTTTATGATCCGTAGCAAAATTGTCACCGGTATTCGCAATTTCCTAAGTGAGCGTAAGTTCATGGAAGTCGAAACGCCTATGCTACAAGTGATCCCAGGTGGCGCCACGGCAAAACCGTTCAACACGCATCACAATGCTTTAGACATTGACATGTACTTGCGTATCGCCCCTGAGCTTTACTTAAAGCGCTTAGTGGTAGGTGGGTTTGAGCGTGTGTTTGAAATAAACCGTAACTTCCGTAACGAAGGCTTATCAACACGTCATAACCCTGAGTTCACTATGCTTGAGTTCTACCAAGCTTATGCTGACTATCAAGACTTGATGAACCTCACAGAAGAAATGCTGCGTACCGTTGCACAAGATGTATTAGGTACCGCCATCGTTAAGAACACCATCAAAGATACTGAAGGTAACGTAGTCGAAGAGAAAACTTATGACTTTGGCCAGCCTTTCCAACGTTTAACCATGAGTGAAGCGGTCATTAAATACTGGCCTGAAGCAAATGTAGCTGCTATCAACGATCCTGAAGCGCACCTCGATGAGCTAAAAGCCATGGCGAAACAGCTGCACATTAAAGAGCCAGAAGTGGATGGCATTTGGGGTGCTGGTAAGTACTTATGTGAAATTTTTGAAGCAACCGCAGAAGAACAACTTGATCAGCCTACTTTCATTACTGCTTATCCTTGGGAAGTGTCGCCTTTAGCGCGTCGTAACGATGACAATCATTTCGTAACTGACCGTTTTGAGTTCTTCGTAGGCGGCCGTGAATTAGCCAATGGTTTCTCTGAGTTGAATGACTCTGAAGATCAAGAAGCGCGTTTCCGTAAACAAGTAGCTGAGAAAGATGCAGGCGATGATGAAGCCATGCACTTCGATGACGACTATATTCGTGCTCTTGAATATGGTTTACCGCCAACAGCGGGCGAGGGCATTGGTATCGACCGTTTGGTGATGTTATTCACTGACAGCCCGACGATTAAAGACGTGATCTTGTTTCCGCACATGAAACCAGAAGTCAGTGGCGACAAGGCTGAATAA
- a CDS encoding Hpt domain-containing protein, protein MNQEPVIFDVDFALRQFSGNQSLLVKMLGKFNEQYSDAENTLVSDIRLQNLDSVRQLVHTIKGVSGNLGMSALHQASRDFEAQIKNEEDQALDCTTYNTVLRETLTCINEYVAASQDAAGTASVETSGVVNAQGKQDLLTALNRNEFITPSKLDQYIRDCALDAAGQVALRDAIDDLDYPAAIALLE, encoded by the coding sequence ATGAATCAAGAACCCGTAATTTTCGACGTAGACTTTGCACTGCGCCAGTTTAGCGGCAATCAGAGCCTATTGGTTAAAATGCTTGGTAAATTTAACGAGCAATATTCTGATGCTGAAAACACGCTTGTCAGTGATATTCGCTTACAAAATTTAGACTCGGTTCGACAACTGGTTCACACCATAAAGGGCGTTAGTGGTAATTTGGGCATGTCGGCGCTGCATCAGGCGAGCCGTGATTTTGAAGCTCAAATCAAGAATGAGGAAGATCAAGCCTTAGATTGCACCACATACAATACAGTGCTTCGTGAAACATTAACGTGTATCAATGAATACGTAGCCGCATCGCAGGACGCAGCGGGCACTGCATCAGTAGAAACCTCAGGTGTGGTCAATGCCCAAGGTAAGCAAGACTTATTAACAGCGCTCAATAGAAACGAATTTATTACCCCCAGCAAACTCGATCAATATATTCGCGATTGCGCTTTAGATGCCGCAGGTCAGGTTGCACTGCGAGATGCCATTGATGATCTTGATTACCCCGCGGCGATTGCCTTACTTGAATAG
- a CDS encoding ketopantoate reductase family protein — protein sequence MKVAILGNGAIGNLLMLKCYQIQQDVGVFMRSQQHFTLTATDIEHRVHQINIDSFARSSLNEFNLLIIPVKAYQVEDALKQLQADLTPVQTIVLLHNGMGVIESAKALLPYNPIIAATTSHAAYKPDAQSVTETGLGVCHLGYLQHSEATDSEKIHNILNRLLGPCTWHQSIEQALWDKLAINAAINPLTAIHRVKNGQLTELKYRADIERICAETVSVMTASGFHADESELVEKVLDVANATAENYSSMYQDIAHHRLSEIAFINGYICQEAQKQGLDAPFNTELVNKINALA from the coding sequence ATGAAAGTGGCGATTTTGGGTAATGGCGCTATCGGTAATTTACTGATGCTTAAATGTTATCAAATACAGCAAGATGTTGGTGTCTTCATGCGCTCCCAGCAGCACTTTACACTTACCGCAACCGACATTGAGCATCGGGTCCATCAAATTAACATCGACTCATTTGCACGCTCCAGCCTGAACGAATTTAATCTGCTGATTATTCCGGTAAAGGCCTATCAGGTAGAGGATGCGCTCAAGCAGTTGCAAGCAGATTTAACACCTGTGCAAACGATTGTGTTGCTGCACAATGGTATGGGGGTGATTGAGAGTGCAAAAGCACTGCTGCCTTATAATCCAATTATCGCAGCAACCACTAGTCACGCTGCCTATAAGCCAGATGCGCAGAGTGTGACTGAAACGGGGTTGGGAGTTTGTCATTTAGGCTATCTACAACATTCAGAAGCGACTGACTCTGAAAAAATCCACAACATATTAAACCGTCTTTTAGGCCCATGCACCTGGCACCAAAGCATCGAACAAGCCCTGTGGGACAAGCTTGCGATTAATGCAGCAATCAACCCATTGACTGCCATTCACAGGGTCAAAAATGGTCAGTTAACCGAGTTGAAATACCGCGCTGATATTGAAAGAATTTGTGCTGAAACAGTAAGCGTGATGACAGCAAGTGGATTTCATGCAGATGAAAGTGAACTGGTTGAAAAGGTGCTTGATGTGGCTAACGCCACCGCTGAAAACTACTCATCTATGTATCAAGATATTGCTCATCATCGTCTAAGCGAAATTGCTTTTATCAACGGGTACATATGCCAGGAAGCCCAAAAACAGGGATTAGACGCGCCATTTAATACTGAGTTGGTTAACAAAATAAACGCCTTAGCATAG
- the prfB gene encoding peptide chain release factor 2 (programmed frameshift), which produces MFEINPILNTISDVKQRSASLRGYLDYDQKNERLEEVNRELESPDVWNEPERAQALGKEKVALEQVVETIVFLEQGCVEVEELLELAVEESDQETLDEAEKDLAELVSRLETLEFRRMFSGPNDANDGYIDIQSGSGGTEAQDWASMLLRMYLRWGEAHGFKTELIEVSDGDVAGIKSATIRFEGEYAFGWLRTETGVHRLVRKSPFDSGSRRHTSFASVFAYPEIDDDIEIDIDPSDLRIDTYRASGAGGQHVNRTDSAVRITHEPTNIVVQCQNDRSQHKNKAQAMKQLKAKLYEFEMQKQNEEKQTMEDSKSDIGWGSQIRSYVLDDSRIKDLRTGVETRNTQAVLDGDLDKFIQASLKSGL; this is translated from the exons ATGTTCGAAATCAATCCAATATTAAATACTATCAGTGACGTAAAGCAGCGCAGTGCATCGCTTCGGGGGTACCTT GACTATGATCAAAAGAATGAACGCCTTGAAGAAGTTAACCGCGAATTAGAAAGCCCTGATGTATGGAATGAGCCGGAACGTGCTCAGGCCCTTGGTAAGGAAAAAGTTGCCTTAGAGCAAGTGGTAGAAACCATTGTTTTTCTTGAGCAGGGTTGTGTTGAGGTTGAAGAGCTACTTGAACTGGCGGTAGAGGAAAGCGATCAAGAAACCCTAGACGAAGCTGAAAAAGACTTAGCCGAGTTGGTATCTAGACTTGAAACCTTAGAGTTTCGTCGTATGTTTAGCGGCCCGAATGACGCTAATGATGGCTATATTGACATCCAGTCAGGCTCGGGCGGCACAGAAGCGCAAGATTGGGCCAGTATGTTGCTGCGCATGTATCTTCGCTGGGGTGAAGCGCATGGCTTTAAGACTGAGTTGATTGAAGTTTCTGATGGGGATGTTGCCGGTATTAAAAGTGCAACCATTCGCTTTGAAGGTGAATATGCTTTCGGTTGGCTGCGCACCGAAACGGGTGTACATCGTTTGGTACGAAAGTCCCCATTTGATTCGGGGAGTCGTCGCCATACCTCATTTGCTTCTGTGTTTGCTTACCCAGAAATTGATGATGATATTGAGATAGACATCGACCCGTCTGATTTGCGTATTGATACGTATCGCGCCTCTGGTGCAGGTGGTCAGCACGTAAACAGAACCGATTCTGCGGTACGTATTACTCACGAACCGACGAATATTGTGGTGCAGTGTCAAAATGACCGTTCACAACATAAAAACAAAGCCCAAGCCATGAAACAGCTAAAAGCCAAGCTGTATGAATTCGAGATGCAAAAGCAGAACGAAGAGAAGCAAACCATGGAAGACAGTAAGTCTGATATCGGTTGGGGTAGCCAAATTCGTTCCTACGTGCTGGACGATTCACGGATTAAAGACTTACGTACCGGTGTTGAAACACGCAATACCCAAGCCGTATTAGACGGCGATTTAGACAAATTTATACAAGCCAGCTTAAAGTCTGGTCTGTAA
- the argS gene encoding arginine--tRNA ligase codes for MNLHTLLLNKFRTALVAIGAPENSPAPLSRATKVGFGDYQFNGAMALAKVLKQKPRDIAEKIVEAVELDGIAEKLEVAGPGFINIYLSKEWLAAQLSHAAADPRLNIESQPTKTVVVDYSSPNLAKEMHVGHLRTTIIGDAVVKALEFMGHKVIRQNHMGDWGTQFGMLLAHLNDKLESNQVAETALSDLEDFYREAKVRFDEEEGFADRAREYVVKLQGGDSHCLALWQNFIDVSITHSEEVYHKLNVSLTRDDIMGESAYNHDLANVVSELQAKGLAVESQGAQVVFLPELADKEGNPAAYIVQKSGGGYLYATTDLAAIRHRNKQLHADRTLILTDARQALHFKQTELVARKAGFIEPEQTYEHCPFGMMLGNDGRPFKTRTGGTVKLVELLDEAVERAETLLSKRETDLSSDELKVLANKIGIGAVKYADLSKNRTTDYMFSWDSMLSFEGNTAPYLQYAYTRVMSIFRKAGVDHQTLNAPISLDAPQEKILAVKQLQYVEAINQVIAEGTPHVLCTYLYELASLFMSFYEACPMLKDGIEQDVRDSRMTLAALTAKTLQSGLSLLGIDTMERM; via the coding sequence ATGAATTTACACACACTTTTATTGAATAAATTTCGCACAGCGTTAGTTGCTATCGGTGCGCCTGAAAACTCACCTGCACCTCTTAGCCGTGCGACCAAAGTCGGCTTCGGCGATTATCAATTTAACGGCGCTATGGCGTTAGCCAAAGTACTTAAGCAAAAGCCTCGGGATATTGCGGAAAAAATAGTAGAAGCCGTTGAGCTTGATGGCATTGCGGAAAAACTAGAAGTTGCTGGCCCAGGTTTTATTAATATTTACTTGAGCAAAGAATGGCTCGCCGCGCAGCTGTCACACGCCGCGGCAGACCCGCGCTTAAACATTGAATCCCAACCGACTAAAACGGTGGTCGTGGATTACTCTTCGCCTAATTTAGCTAAAGAGATGCACGTAGGCCATTTACGTACCACCATCATTGGTGATGCCGTCGTCAAAGCGCTCGAATTTATGGGTCACAAGGTTATTCGCCAAAATCACATGGGGGATTGGGGCACGCAATTTGGTATGTTGCTGGCGCATCTAAACGATAAGCTTGAATCGAATCAGGTCGCTGAAACAGCACTTTCAGATTTAGAAGACTTCTATCGTGAAGCAAAAGTACGTTTTGATGAGGAAGAGGGATTTGCTGATCGCGCCCGCGAGTACGTGGTTAAACTTCAAGGCGGCGACAGTCATTGCCTAGCACTTTGGCAAAACTTTATTGATGTGTCGATTACCCACAGTGAAGAGGTTTACCACAAGCTCAATGTGAGCTTAACCCGTGACGACATTATGGGTGAAAGTGCCTACAACCACGACTTGGCCAACGTAGTAAGCGAACTGCAAGCCAAAGGCTTAGCGGTTGAAAGCCAAGGCGCACAAGTGGTGTTTTTACCTGAATTAGCCGATAAGGAAGGCAACCCTGCTGCCTATATCGTGCAAAAATCTGGTGGCGGATACTTGTACGCCACTACAGATTTGGCCGCTATCCGCCACCGTAACAAGCAGTTACACGCAGATCGCACGCTGATCTTGACCGACGCGCGCCAAGCATTGCACTTCAAACAAACCGAATTGGTTGCCCGTAAAGCAGGCTTTATTGAGCCAGAGCAAACCTATGAGCACTGCCCATTTGGGATGATGCTAGGCAATGACGGTCGTCCGTTTAAAACACGTACAGGCGGAACGGTGAAACTGGTTGAACTGCTAGATGAAGCGGTTGAGCGTGCTGAAACGTTATTGAGTAAACGTGAGACTGATTTATCCAGTGATGAGCTAAAAGTACTGGCCAATAAGATTGGTATTGGTGCGGTGAAGTATGCTGATTTAAGTAAAAACCGCACTACTGATTACATGTTTAGCTGGGACAGCATGCTTAGTTTTGAAGGCAATACAGCGCCATATTTGCAGTACGCGTATACTCGCGTGATGAGTATTTTCCGTAAGGCAGGAGTTGATCACCAAACCTTAAATGCACCGATTTCACTCGATGCCCCTCAAGAAAAAATCCTTGCAGTAAAGCAATTACAATATGTTGAGGCCATCAATCAGGTCATTGCAGAGGGCACCCCTCATGTCTTGTGTACGTACCTGTACGAGCTTGCTAGCTTGTTTATGAGCTTTTACGAAGCCTGCCCGATGTTAAAAGACGGCATTGAACAAGACGTGCGCGATAGTCGAATGACACTTGCGGCCTTAACGGCTAAAACCTTGCAATCGGGGTTAAGTTTGCTGGGTATCGATACGATGGAGCGCATGTAA